A stretch of the Tannerella serpentiformis genome encodes the following:
- a CDS encoding phage holin family protein, whose amino-acid sequence MEVLFEGTGAMFPVATACFVFVLIAIIADLISGIRKAKESKQEIRSNPLSRSVTKFVIYESAVIIAAMIDHMLHFSHLFVLMKLYPIVGLPVITCLISVCLCIIEILSIREKADEKTRRRSEAIVQAVIEALGTDNLAEILRKKADDTLHGHQPPPQQPNK is encoded by the coding sequence ATGGAAGTACTCTTTGAGGGCACTGGAGCCATGTTTCCCGTGGCAACCGCGTGTTTCGTATTCGTTTTAATCGCCATCATCGCAGACCTCATCAGCGGCATACGGAAGGCCAAAGAGAGCAAGCAAGAGATCCGCTCGAACCCGCTCAGCCGTAGCGTTACGAAGTTCGTCATCTATGAGAGCGCCGTAATCATTGCAGCCATGATCGACCACATGCTGCATTTCTCGCATCTGTTTGTATTGATGAAGCTGTACCCCATCGTAGGGTTGCCCGTCATTACCTGTCTGATAAGTGTCTGTCTCTGCATTATCGAGATTCTCAGCATACGCGAAAAGGCCGACGAAAAGACCCGCCGCCGCTCTGAGGCTATCGTGCAAGCCGTGATTGAAGCCCTTGGGACGGATAACCTCGCCGAGATTCTACGGAAGAAGGCAGATGACACCTTGCATGGCCACCAACCGCCCCCTCAACAACCCAACAAATAA